AGGATAAGCCGTCAGTGCGACGACCCGAGATAGAATGGAGCGACCCCGGAGGTGCTACCAACACCAGCCGGGGCCTAACCCACTCGCTTGAAGCACCAAGGAGGGGCTGCCGTGAAGGCTACCCGAACCCGACGTCCATGTCCGACATGTGGATCACCCATCGACCGAGGTCCCGGACAGCATGCGTACTGCTCCGACGAATGTCGCCCATCTGCGAGCACCCCACATGCGACCGCCCTACGCGGGGCATGCAGACGGTGTGCGACTCGCACCGGGTTCAGCTTGATCGCCACGGCGAACTCCGGCCGGACACGTGGTCGAAGGAATGGGTGTGCGTCGTTTGCGGGGCAGGTGTCCCGAAGGGGTCGGGGCGCCGTAAGCACTGCTCGAGGGGCTGTCAGCAAACCGACTCTCGATACAACGGGCGTCGCCCAACGACGGCGAAATGTCGGCTATGCGGGCAGGACTTCTCCCTACAGCGGCGCACCGGGGCGAGGCTTCAGCGCACCGACACTCAGTGGTGCCGCACCTGCGGTAGAGAATCCCCCGAAGCGCGCCGATATCTGAAGTACGGAATCACCCCGGAGGAGTACGCGGCCGCGATGAATCGGGGCTGCGACATCTGCGGCGAGCGCGTGGGGGCGCTACATATCGACCATGACCACAGCTGCTGCCCTCCACGGAGTAAGCAGTGGCGAACCTGCGGGCAGTGCGTCCGCGGATTCCTCTGCGGATCGTGCAACCGCGGATTGGGCCTACTGAAGGATGACCCGAACGTGCTGCGAAGCGCGATCGAGTACCTCGGTCGAAAGGCCTAGAAACAGCGCATACATACGGACTCAACGAACACCCCTAAGGCCATGAGCCTCTGGGGTGTTCGTCATTTCTGGCGGCAAGCAAAGGGGGTGGCAGCGTGGCCACGGAGCTAGGTGTTGCCTACATTTCCATCGTTCCAGAGACGAGCCGTATCGCTCCTGGCATCCGTAACGCGCTCAATGGTGCTGAACGCGGCGCTGGTGACACTGGGCGTCGCATGGGTCACACGATGTCCACCGCCCTCGGCACGGCGCTGGGGATTGGCGTGTCGAAGGCGGCGGGCGCAGCATCGAAGGTGCTGCAGGATGCCCTGTCGGCAGGCTACAACCGGATCACCACCCTGGAGAAGGCGGACATCCAGTTCCGCAATATGGGGCTGTCGGCCGGTGACACGAAGCGTCAGCTTGCCGATCTGAATGACATCGTCACCGGCACCTCGACTTCGCTGGCTGATGCAGCGGCGGCAGCAGCGATGCTGGGCGGTGCTGGCGTGGCGGCGGGCGACGACATGAACAACGCTGTGAAGGCGTTGGTGAACATCTCTGCGGCCTCTGGCGCCTCGGCGCAGGACATCGGCCTCGTGATGATGCAGATCAAGGCGTCGGGCAAGTTGATGGGCTCGGAGGCGTTGCAGCTGGCCCAGCGCGGCGTGCCGATCTATGACCTCATTGCGAAGTCGATCGGCAAGACGACTGCCGAGGTCCGCACCCTCGGCGAAGAGGGCAAGATCTCGTTCGACCAGGTCGTCACGGCGATCAACCAGGGCACCGGCAACCTCGCGAAGGAGATGGGCGAGACCCTTCCCGCGAAGCTCGCCAACTTCCGGACCGCGATGGGCCGCCTGTCGGCTGCGGGCATGGAGCCGTTCCTTCTCCGCGCCAAGGGCGGCGTTGTCGGCCTGACCGAAGCAGTAAACGATCTCACCCCGAAGATGAAGGATTTCGCGCTCGCCGCGGACGCCAAGATCTTCGACCAGTGGGTGCCGCAGCTCAAGGGTCTGTATGCAACCCTCGAGGGCTCGGGAGCTCTTGATCGAGCGGCCGAAACCTTTACGGCGCTGTGGGATTCACTGATGGAACTCGGTCCTGCAGCGCGTACGATTGGGGCGGCACTCGCGGAAGCGTCTGCGTCGCTCGGCGTCGGCGGCTGGCAGGTGTTCCTGGCGACGGTCCAGACGGCGTCGGGGATTCTGCAAGGACTCGCCCCGGTGCTTCAGACTGTCGGCGATCTCATGGAGGCGCATCCGGGTTACGTCACCGCAGCGCTCGCGGCGTGGTTGGCGTTCCGAACCGTGCCCGCAATCCTGGGGCGCGTCACGACGGCGCTCGGCCCGATGCATACGGGAATCAGTCGTGTCGGAACGGCGTTCGGCGGTGTGCGTCCGGCAATCGGCAACTTCACCGACGCCTATCGGACCTCGCTTGGCTACATCCGGCAGGCGAACCCGCAGCTCTCGACGGCCGGCGCCCATATCCGCGTCCTTGGTGCCAACGCGGGAATGGCCGCTTCCGGCGGACTCAGCGCACTACGTGGGGCGGCCGGTGGACTGTCTGCGGCATTGGGCGGCCCTTTGAATATCGCGCTCATGGCTGGTGCCGCATATCTGATGATGGGCGCGCAGGCTCACGCCGATGCGACGCAGAAGGCGAAGGCTCAGTCGCAGGCGGTGAAGGAGCTTGCGGAGTCCCAGAGGCTGATGGGTGCCGCTTTCCGTGAGTCCCGCGGTGCCATGAACGATGACACCTGGGCCAAGGCTGCGGAACAGGTTGGGGCGTACCAGAAGACGCTGAGCACTGCCGCCGATCAGCACAAGTCGACGTGGGAACAGCTCAAAGAGGTCGGCGGCCTCTTCAAGATGGCATCCGGCTCGAACGAAGTGCTGAATGAGAACGCCGAGCGAGCCATGGCGGCTGAAAAGGCGATCCGCGATCTCGGGATGTCCAACGAAGAAGTCGCCCGCTCTCTGTACGGCTCCGACGGACAGTGGAAGCTGCTTGGTGACCGACTTGCCGCCACTGGCGAGGGCGGCATCATGGCGGCGGGCCAGCTCTCGAAGATCCGTGATGAGTTCATGCGCCAGCGCGAGGCGGCTGGGCGCGTGGCGCCTGGCGTCTCCGAACTCGGCGAGGCAATGCGCGTCCTGGGCGACAAGACGTCGACCGCGGCGGAGAAGACACGGGCGCTGAAGTCGGCGCTCGATGCGTTGAACCCCGCCCGCACTGAGGGTGAGGCGATTGCCCGTCACAACGACGTGATGCGTCAGGTTGCTGACTCGACCAAGGAGGCTATCAACCAGTCTGAGGGGTTCGGTGCGGCGCTCCTGAGTCAGAAGCTGGGCATCGACACGGCAACGAAGAATGGTGCTGCGCTCCGGCAATCGCTGGTGGACATTGTGGACGCCACAACTGATGCTGCCGCGTCGGGTGCTGATATGACGGAGCGGAATCGTCAGAACCAGGAGGCTCTCGCCCAGTTGGCGCGGCAGTATGGCCTGACTGGTGAGCAGATCCGTGCCGCTGCAGACAAACTCGGTCTTGATGACGTCGAAGTGACGGTGGCCCTGAAGGGTGCCCCTGAGGCGGTCCAGCAATTGGCGGCGATCTCCGCCAAGTGGAATGACATGCCGACCCAGAAGACGATGACGATCGACAGTTCGGCGGTTACCAAGGAGACGCAGGGTCTGCTGGAGCGGCTGGGTGCGACGGTTGAGCGGATTCCGAACACCAATCAGGTGAAGATCACTGCGGATGATGCGGATGCTCGGGCGAAGATTCTGATGGTTACGCAGAACATCGCCGTGCTGAATGCGCTGCGGGCGAACCCGAAGGTCGACCTCGACAAGGCTATGTTCGATCTGCGAAATAGTGAGGCCCGGGGAGCGCTTGAAGGGCTGGATCGTACCGCTGTGTCGCCGGCTGCTGGGCTAGTTATTGACCAGTTGCTGCAGGGCAAAGCCGTGTCGATGGAGCAGCTGAATACCCTCTCGCAGACCACCGCGAATCCCAAGGTGGATATGGAGATCGCTGCGATTATGCAGAAGCTCGGTCTCATCAACACTGAGCTAGATCGGGCCGCCCGGGAGCGTCAGGCATACATCAATGTGCAGACTCGTGGTCTCAACCTCGGCGACACTACCCCGAGTGGCCAGGTGTGGCGCGGTCCCGGTCTGGCGAACAATGCTGACGGCTCGGTTCGCCGCTACGCACAGGGCGGTATTCGGGATCTCGAGCAGTATGCGAATGGGAAGTTGCCGAACCAGGCGGTCATCGAGAAGGCGCGCCGAACACTCTGGTGCAGTGGGCTGAACCTGGAGAGCTGGTGGTGAGGCGGCATCCTGCGCGGGGAGCGGGTCGCAGGGTGCGCGAGGATGCTCGGCGAGCGTGGCGCGGCGTGTGGGGCGCAGAGGGAATGAACGCCTCACACCAGTCTCAGGTTCAGCCCACTGCACCAGAGTGTTCGGGCGCGCCTTCTCGATGACCGCCTGGTTCGGCAACTTCCCATTCGCATACTGCTCGAGATCCCGAATACCGCCCTGTGCGTAGCGGCGAACCGAGCCGTCAGCATTGTTCGCCAGACCGGGACCGCGCCACACCTGGCCACTCGGGGTAGTGTCGCCGAGGTTGAGACCACGAGTCTGCACATTGATGTATGCCTGACGCTCCCGGGCGGCCCGATCTAGCTCAGTGTTGATGAGACCGAGCTTCTGCATAATCGCAGCGATCTCCATATCCACCTTGGACGCGTTCTGCAGAGTACAGCTGCTCCATCGACACGGCTTTGCCCTGCAGCAACTGGTCAATAACTAGCCCAGCAGCCGGCGACACAGCGGTACGATCCAGCCCTTCAAGCGCTCCCCGGGCCTCACTATTTCGCAGATCGAACATAGCCTTGTCGAGGTCGACCTTCGGGTTCGCCCGCAGCGCATTCAGCACGGCGATGTTCTGCGTAACCATCAGAATCTTCGCCCGAGCATCCGCATCATCCGCAGTGATCTTCACCTGATTGGTGTTCGGAATCCGCTCAACCGTCGCACCCAGCCGCTCCAGCAGACCCTGCGTCTCCTTGGTAACCGCCGAACTGTCGATCGTCATCGTCTTCTGGGTCGGCATGTCATTCCACTTGGCGGAGATCGCCGCCAATTGCTGGACCGCCTCAGGGGCACCCTTCAGGGCCACCGTCACTTCGACGTCATCAAGACCGAGTTTGTCTGCAGCGGCACGGATCTGCTCACCAGTCAGGCCATACTGCCGCGCCAACTGGGCGAGAGCCTCCTGGTTCTGACGATTCCGCTCCGTCATATCAGCACCCGACGCGGCAGCATCAGTTGTGGCGTCCACAATGTCCACCAGCGATTGCCGGAGCGCAGCACCATTCTTCGTTGCCGTGTCGATGCCCAGCTTCTGACTCAGGAGCGCCGCACCGAACCCCTCAGACTGGTTGATAGCCTCCTTGGTCGAGTCAGCAACCTGACGCATCACGTCGTTGTGACGGGCAATCGCCTCACCCTCAGTGCGGGCGGGGTTCAACGCATCGAGCGCCGACTTCAGCGCCCGTGTCTTCTCCGCCGCGGTCGACGTCTTGTCGCCCAGGACGCGCATTGCCTCGCCGAGTTCGGAGACGCCAGGCGCCACGCGCCCAGCCGCCTCGCGCTGGCGCATGAACTCATCACGGATCTTCGAGAGCTGGCCCGCCGCCATGATGCCGCCCTCGCCAGTGGCGGCAAG
This DNA window, taken from Gordonia westfalica, encodes the following:
- a CDS encoding endonuclease domain-containing protein, which gives rise to MQTVCDSHRVQLDRHGELRPDTWSKEWVCVVCGAGVPKGSGRRKHCSRGCQQTDSRYNGRRPTTAKCRLCGQDFSLQRRTGARLQRTDTQWCRTCGRESPEARRYLKYGITPEEYAAAMNRGCDICGERVGALHIDHDHSCCPPRSKQWRTCGQCVRGFLCGSCNRGLGLLKDDPNVLRSAIEYLGRKA
- a CDS encoding tape measure protein, which translates into the protein MSTALGTALGIGVSKAAGAASKVLQDALSAGYNRITTLEKADIQFRNMGLSAGDTKRQLADLNDIVTGTSTSLADAAAAAAMLGGAGVAAGDDMNNAVKALVNISAASGASAQDIGLVMMQIKASGKLMGSEALQLAQRGVPIYDLIAKSIGKTTAEVRTLGEEGKISFDQVVTAINQGTGNLAKEMGETLPAKLANFRTAMGRLSAAGMEPFLLRAKGGVVGLTEAVNDLTPKMKDFALAADAKIFDQWVPQLKGLYATLEGSGALDRAAETFTALWDSLMELGPAARTIGAALAEASASLGVGGWQVFLATVQTASGILQGLAPVLQTVGDLMEAHPGYVTAALAAWLAFRTVPAILGRVTTALGPMHTGISRVGTAFGGVRPAIGNFTDAYRTSLGYIRQANPQLSTAGAHIRVLGANAGMAASGGLSALRGAAGGLSAALGGPLNIALMAGAAYLMMGAQAHADATQKAKAQSQAVKELAESQRLMGAAFRESRGAMNDDTWAKAAEQVGAYQKTLSTAADQHKSTWEQLKEVGGLFKMASGSNEVLNENAERAMAAEKAIRDLGMSNEEVARSLYGSDGQWKLLGDRLAATGEGGIMAAGQLSKIRDEFMRQREAAGRVAPGVSELGEAMRVLGDKTSTAAEKTRALKSALDALNPARTEGEAIARHNDVMRQVADSTKEAINQSEGFGAALLSQKLGIDTATKNGAALRQSLVDIVDATTDAAASGADMTERNRQNQEALAQLARQYGLTGEQIRAAADKLGLDDVEVTVALKGAPEAVQQLAAISAKWNDMPTQKTMTIDSSAVTKETQGLLERLGATVERIPNTNQVKITADDADARAKILMVTQNIAVLNALRANPKVDLDKAMFDLRNSEARGALEGLDRTAVSPAAGLVIDQLLQGKAVSMEQLNTLSQTTANPKVDMEIAAIMQKLGLINTELDRAARERQAYINVQTRGLNLGDTTPSGQVWRGPGLANNADGSVRRYAQGGIRDLEQYANGKLPNQAVIEKARRTLWCSGLNLESWW